The stretch of DNA CGAGGATGATCGCCAGGTAGCGGCCCACGTTCGCGGTGGTGACGCGGCTGAACTTCGTCACGCCATCACTCTTGAGCGAGAATCCGACGGCCGGCTGCCCAATCAGGTCGATCGTGGACTTGGCATTGCGCAGGTCGTTGCCGGTGATGACCGGCACGCGGCCCACGAGGTAAAACGAAGCGCCGGCCTGCCCCGCCACCGCCGCGCCCTGCACCACTTCCTGGCCCTCGGGCGCCTTGCCCCCGAACGGCGCAAGCAAGGTCGCTTCGTCGGGCGCCGGTCCGGATTCCACGAGCTTGAGTTCCAGCACCGCCGTGCTGCTGATGAGTTCCTTCGCGCGGGGGATGTCGGTCACACCCGGCAACAGCACCACGATCTGGTTGCCGGCGCTGCCGTACTCGGCCACTTCGGGCTCCGAGACGCCATATTCATTGACGCGGCGCTCGATGGTCTGGATGGCCTGCGTGACCGCCTCCCGCCGCCGATCGACATCGATGTTCGGCTTCATGCGGTAGATGTACGACCCGCCCACGCCGGTCTCGCGGTCAAAACTGAGGCCCACCTGATCCTGCGCCAGCTGCCGGAACTGCTGGTCGCGATCGGGCGGCACACCATCAACCTGGAATGTCGTATTGCTCGTCGCCCGCACACTACCGACCGTCACGCCGGCGTCCTTGAGCGCGACGCTCAACTGCTCCGAGCTGGTTTCGGTCTCAAGTTCCAACGCGTCCTGCGTGTTGACGCGCAGCACGAGATACACGCCGCCCTGAAGGTCCAACCCGAGCTTGATCTTGTCCTTGGGTGGATAAAACGACACCGCAGCCAAGATGGCCACGGCGACGATTGCGATCACTTTCCAACGAAGGTTCTTATACATGTTCTAAAGTCCGCCAGAGTCCTTGACCACCGGATCCTGCCCCTGATACCCGCCCACCGACGCTTTGGCCACCTCGATCTTGACCTTGTCGGCGATCTGGATCTGCACAGAGGCGTCCGAAAGCTTGGTCACCTGCCCATAGATGCCGCTGGTGGTAATGACCTTGTCCCCCACCTGAAGCGCGTTCTGGAACTCCTGAATCTTCTTCTGCCTGCGCCGCATTGGCAACAGGACGAGCAGGTAAAACACGCCCAGCATGAGGGCAAATGGGAAAAGCTGGACCCAGATGCTCGGCTGCCCCGCCTGGGGCGGAGAGGCCAGGGCAACGACGGTCGGGAGGGATAAAAAGTCAGTCATTTACATCACTTGTCGGCGGGAAAACGTCCGATGGAACTCTTGTCTGAATTTGTCAAAGGTTCCGAACTCAATAGCCTTCCTAATCGCCCTCATGGTGTCAAGGTAAAAGTGGAGATTGTGGACCGTATTCAGGGTGGCCGCCGTCATCTCGCCCACCATATATAGATGACGCAGATAGGCCCGTGAGTGGCGGCGGCAGGTCGGACATTCGCACTCGGGATCGGGCGGGTTCAGGTCCTCGGCGTATCGGGCGTTTTTGATCGAGATCAGGCCGTGGCGGGTCAGGAGCTGGCCGTTGCGCGCGTTGCGCGTGGGCAACACGCAGTCGAACATGTCGATGCCGCGCGCCACACATTCG from Acidobacteriota bacterium encodes:
- the secD gene encoding protein translocase subunit SecD, producing MYKNLRWKVIAIVAVAILAAVSFYPPKDKIKLGLDLQGGVYLVLRVNTQDALELETETSSEQLSVALKDAGVTVGSVRATSNTTFQVDGVPPDRDQQFRQLAQDQVGLSFDRETGVGGSYIYRMKPNIDVDRRREAVTQAIQTIERRVNEYGVSEPEVAEYGSAGNQIVVLLPGVTDIPRAKELISSTAVLELKLVESGPAPDEATLLAPFGGKAPEGQEVVQGAAVAGQAGASFYLVGRVPVITGNDLRNAKSTIDLIGQPAVGFSLKSDGVTKFSRVTTANVGRYLAIILDNRVVSAPVIEGPITQADAQITGTFSQQEVADLSLVLRSGALPASLTYMEERSVGATLGEASVRSGVRASIAGLILVGLFMLAYYKLAGINAVLSIALNLMILMGFMAYMGAVMTLPGIAGFILTIGMGVDSNVLIYERIREEIANGKGARQAVAAGFDRVFVTILDTHVASLIAAGFLFQFGTGPIRGFATTLFFGLISNVFTAVFVSRTLFEISLSRRPGTARLSI
- the yajC gene encoding preprotein translocase subunit YajC, translated to MTDFLSLPTVVALASPPQAGQPSIWVQLFPFALMLGVFYLLVLLPMRRRQKKIQEFQNALQVGDKVITTSGIYGQVTKLSDASVQIQIADKVKIEVAKASVGGYQGQDPVVKDSGGL